From Desulfosalsimonas propionicica:
GGACCCGGTCATATCCGATAAAAATGGGAACAAAGAGCATATCATCCCAGTTGTTTTTCATGTAGGCATCCACAAGCAGGGACAGAAAGCCGATTTTTGGCGGCAGCAGTTTACCGGTGCGGCTTCGGCCGCCCTCGATGAAAAATTCCATGTGAAAGCCTTCTGTGAGCAGCTTGTTGATATAAGCCGAAAAGATCTTTGGGTACAGAGGCTCGCCCTTAAATGTCCGCCTGAGAAAAAATGCCCCGCCGCCCCGGAACAAGGGCCCTATGGGCCAGAACGAAAGGTTCTTGCCTGCGGCAATATGCGGGCAGGGCAAATTGTTGTGGAAAAATACAAAAGAAAGAATCAGATAATCCAGATGGCTTTTGTGGCAGGGCACCAGCACCAGGGGCCCGGTTTTGGATGCCTGCCGGATCCGGTCCAGGCCTTCCTGGTCCACCACCATGCCGTCAAACATGGCCCGGAAAATCCAGCGCAGGCAGATGTCAAAGATCTTGATAATTTTGAGGTTGTAGTTGGCGGCAATTTCATCGAGAAAATCCGCTGCTTCTTTCTGGGCCTTGTAAATGGGAACTTTGTGTTCGGCCGCATATTCGGCAATGATTCGCTGGGTTTCCGGATGGGTCAGCACACCCTGCATGATTTCCGTTCGGGACTTGAGAACCGGACCGGTAATGGATTGGCGGTGCCGGTTGATTCTGTCGATGAGAAACCGGCGCAAATAAATGGCCTGGCTTTTCTGATTGAGACTGGTGGCTTCCCGGGTCTGGAGAAAATCTTTGAGATTGACAATTTCAGCGCCTTCAATCCAGATTTTGCCGGGCCGCTTGAGCATCATCCAGAGCCTGCGCAGCCGTCCGGGTTTTTCCCGGGTGCCGAAAATGACATCCGTGAGGGTCAGCCAGGTGGTCTGCGGGTCCCGGTCATAGAGGATGAGTTGGGGAACCAGGTAAATTGGTGTGTCTATGGTTTTTTGGATCTCGATGAGGTAGTCCATGGGGTCGGTGCCGGATTTGGCAAGCTGCCGGTAACTTTGCTTTTCCTCAATCAGCGAAATCATTGCCGCATCCCCGGCCAGAAGACGGTTGCGGTAAAAGTGCTGCTGGTAAGGATCCGGCCAGGAAAAATGCTTCAACCAATAGCCGACGTTGAAAACAAAGCCGTCAAAGGTCCGTTTCAAAGGCTGCCAGAAATATGTGGAGTAATCAAAACCAAGAACCGGATAGGGTAGACCTTCCTTGCGATACCTGCAGTGATAAAAAAAATACTCAAATTTGCTGCGGTACTTGTTGACATACACGACAATGCCGGATTGGCTGAGTTCCCTGACTGTCTGCCGGAGCTGGGCATCGATTTTCGGGCGGTTAAACAAAAGCACGCTGATCAACCGCGCCAGCAATCCCCTGCAGGCCGGCAGATAGCAGAAAAACGGGGCGATTTCGCTGTCTGCGGGATACTTGTCATCTTGCTGGGTTTTGTTATCTGCGGTTTTTCCCTGCAGCGGGTGTCGATTATAAGTCATGGCTGCCGCCTTTTTGATAAAGAGTTTTTGTGGAACCATACCAAGTTGGTCCAGGCTTTTCAAGCGGCAAACCGATCCGGGGCTCCGGTGCGGATATCATTGCTCCGGGCAGCCCCGGGATGTGGCATCAGCCCTAGGGTTTTTGCTTGCTTTACAACTTCGCCTGTGTTAGATGAAAATTTGTTATTCTCAAAAGTTAGGGAGGGGTGCCCCACCTGATCGAAACAATCCATATTGTGATCCGATCATCAATATTAAACAAAGGAGGATGTGGCGTTATGAAAACTTTAATTGGCGGTGCAGTCGCAGCTGTAATCGGCGTAATCGGTCTGGCAATCTGGTTTGATGCATTTCTTCAGCTTCTGGCGGGTGCCATTCCGGTGATGCTGCTCCTCGGCGGTTGCCTGGCTTTGTATCTGGGCTTTGACGAGTTGAAAGATACCTGGCAAAAAGACACGGGCGTGGAGCCCGGCGGCTCTGGCCAGAGCGAAAGCGAAGCGGAAAAATACCGCAAGGAAAATGAAGAGCTTAAAAAGCAACTCGAAGAGTTAAAAGCGGAAAAATAATAGCCCGCTTCTGTAACTGTCCAGGGCTGTTTCCGGTCCCAGGCCCCGCTGCGCCAGGCGTTTGCGGGGTTTTATTTTTTAAACCACCGGCCGGGCGCTTTTCTTTTTTAGATACTGCTCAATTGCCTGCGTCTTTTTTGTCAATGGCAGATGTGGCCAGATGATCGGCCTGTTCATTGTCTGCAACTCCGCTGTGCCCGCGCACCTTGATGATTTTAAGGTCTGAAAATTGGCCTGCCAACTCCCTCAGCGCCCGAACCAACTCCGGATTCTGCCGCGCCTTCCAGTTTTTGACCAAAAGTCCATGCACATAACTGCTGTCAGTGTGGACCCGCACAGGCAGGTCCCTGCGCTTGAGTGCGGCAAGTGCGGTGCGCACCGCTTCGAGTTCGGCGATATTGTTGGTGGCATGGCCGATATATTGTGAGATTTCCCTTTTTTCTCCCTTATAGCGAAGCACCGCTCCGATGCCCGCCGGTCCCGGATTGCCGGAAGATGCTCCGTCGGTGTGGATTATAACGGCATTTTCGGGGTGGGCGGTGGTGTCTTCTTGTTCATCAAGGTTTGCTGGTTTTGGTTTTGTGCGCTTTTTGGCGGAGTTGGTTTGCTGGGGCCCATTTTCCAGTTCTGACAGATGATCGGGATTGACCCGGTATTCATGGGGCTGGTCAAGCTGATACTTGATTCGGACCCGCTTTTTTTCAATGGCGGGTCGGCCCTGATCGTCTGTTTCCACCCAGACCTTGTTTTTTTTAAAGCGCATGCGCCGCCAGCCGGGTACGGCATTTTTTGTCATGATAGTTCCTGCTTGAATATGGTGCGGTTTTTTGTTTTTCCCTATTCATAGAGCAGATACGGCCGTATCTGCTGCTGGTAGGCTTCTGTCTGCGGCTGCCAGTGTCTTGCCATTTCAGCGGCATCAACACCGGCTTCCAGTTGAACACGGATTTGTGCGTCACCGGTGATCAGGTCAAATGGCAGTTTTTCCCATTCATATTCATAAGGCGGCATTTTCCAGGCAAATTCATTGCCGAAAAGTTTCCGGACCGCACCGGTCAGGGCCAGACTGCTCTGGTAGGGCAGGTATTTTTGCCGGTCAGTGACGTGGATTTGAAATCCTTGGCAGGATCTTCCGGCCCATTTTCCCGAGGTGGGCTCAAACATCGCAGGCCGAAGCACTGCGCCTGAGAAAGGGTTTTCTCCCAGGGCGTTTTTCAGGGCATTGGTATCCATCCATGGGGCGCCAAAAAGTTCAAACGGCTGGGTCGTGCCGCGGCCCTCGGACACATTGGTTCCCTCCCACACCACCTGGCCGGGATAGACCATTGCCGATGCCGGCGTGGGCAGGTTGGGCGACGGCGGTATCCAGGCAAGACCCGTGTCTGCAAAATACATGTGCCGTTTCCACCCCTTCATGGCAATCACGCGCAGATCGCATCCAATATGACATTCCGCGTTAATCAGCCGCGCGTATTCGCCGATGGTCAGGCCGTGGCGCATGGGGATGGGGTAGCGACCCACAAACGACGCGTAACCGGGCTCAAGGCAGTTTCCCTCCACCTGCAGCCCGCCGACAGGATTGGGCCGGTCCAGGATCACCACCGCCTTTTGCTGTCTTGCGGCCTCCTCCATGCAATAAGAAAGCGTGGTGAAAAAGGTGTAAACCCGGGTTCCGGCGTCCTGGAGGTCCACGATCAAAACGTCAATGCCGTCCATCATTTCGGCAGTGGGAATGCGGGTGGCCCCGTAGAGGCTGTATACCGGGATTTTGAGTTCCTTGTCGAAAAAATCCGACGATTCCACCATATTGTCCTGCTTTTCCGCAAAAAATCCGTGCTGGGGGGAAAACAGAGCAGCGAGCCGTCCCGGAAAGAGCCGGGAAATAACATGGCGGGCATGGCGGAAACGGTCGTCCACGGAGGCCGGGTTGCACAGCAGGCCCAGGCGTTTTTCCGCCAGGCCCGAAGGCTGCATTCGGGTCAGGTGTTTGAGGCCCGTGATAACGGTCGTCATGTTGTTTTCCTTTGTTGCGGGCAGATTCGCCGGTTTTTGTCCAAAAGCCGGTAAAAACCGGAGTTTTTGATATGTATAAAGCTTAACTAACTGAAATAATTTCCTATAATCATAACATCCCATCCTGCAACGCAATATTGTTTGGCCCTGAAATTTTACAAAAATTGACGAAAATTAAAGATCGCTTAATGTCCCGCCCCGGGCCGGTTGTCACGGCTTTTAAAAAAAGAGGCGGGTAAATGTTACAGAATTGCGACAAAATTTTTTCATTTCAGAATTCAGCAATGGCCCGGTAATCCACTGATTGGCAGAAGATTCCGCTATATATAGAATTGTTCATAACACAGCTGAGCCTTAGATGAAAATGGGGAAAACCGAGTCTCATCGCACTTGATCCCATTGTACCCCTGTATTATAACCAAGGGCATTCGATGGGAGCCAGATCCCGTCAATTCAATATTTCCCGGCGATTCAAGGCCGTTTGAATACCTGCCAGTCGTATTGATTTACCAAAAGATACGGTTCTGATGTTTTCGGCTTTTGCACAAGCATAGCATATCCATTGCTTATTGTGACTGTATATTTTGTTCATCCTGTGTGTATGTAAATGGAGAGTGCCTCATGAAAACCGTGTGGAAGAATGTTAAAACCGCTATAAAGGACCAGATTTCTCCGAGCCTGTATCGCCTCTGGATTGAGCCGATTCAGTATGTAGAGGCACAAGACGACACCATGATTCTGGCCTGCCCCAATTTCTTTATCAAGAAAAGAATCGTGGCCAATTACACGGAGTTGATCAATCATGAACTGAGCCGGAAAAACGGCCGGCCGGTTACATTTTCCCTGCAGGTAAACGGTCCGGGCCAGAATCAGGACCAGAATCCGGATCCGCATCATAACGGTGACAATGGTCCGAAATCCGTTTTTGGCGCAGGCCGGGGCAAAAACCGGGGTCAACAGCTGGCCCTGCCCGGTATTGCCGCTCAGCCCATGAACGGCCGGATACTGCGCAAGGATTATACCTTTGATCATTTTGTGGTGGGCCACAATTGTAACCTGGCCTACCAGGCCACCATGGAGCTGGCATCCGGCAAAAGCGCAAACGTCAATGCTGTGTTTCTTCTGTCGGGCACGGGCATGGGCAAAAGTCATTTGTCCCAGGCCGTGGGACACAAGATTTTGTCGGTTTCCCCGGGGGAGCGCGTCTATTACATGAGTGCCGAGGATTTTACCAATGAAATGGTGCACGCCATTAAGAGCAACGCATTGGACACCTTCAAGAAACGCTACCGGGACGGCTGTGACGTTTTGCTGCTCGAGGAAATCCACATGCTTTCGGGCCGCACCCGCACGCAGACGGAGCTGGCCCTGGTACTGGATCACCTGTATGAGTCCGGCAAGAAGCTCATATTTTCAAGCTGCGCAAGCCCGTCAGAGATTCCCAGAATGAGCGATCATCTTATCTCCCGGCTGGGCCAGAGCATGATGACGGCAATCGACGCCCCGGATTTCAAAACCCGGCTCCGGATTTTGCGGGCAAAGGCCCGCTGCCGGGGTATTGAACTGCCCGGGCAGGTGGCTGAATACATGGCCGGCGAGCTGGTGGACAACGTGCGGCAGCTGGAAAATGGCTTGATCGGCGTGGCCTCCCGCAGCTGCCTGATGGGCGATCAAATCGATCTTGATTTGGCCGAGCAGGTGGTCAAAAATATTGTCACCCGCAAAAAAAGCATTACCATTGATTCCATTTCCCGGCTTGTGAGCCGGGAATTCGGCGTTCCCCTAAAGGACATGATTTCCAGGTCCAGGAAAAAATCCGTGGTGCGGACCCGGCAGGTGGCCATTTTCCTGGCCCGCAGACATACAAGCCAGCCTTTGCAGTCCATTGGCAGAAAGTTTAACCGGAAGCATGCCACGGTGATCCATTCCATCAACTCGGTGGAAAAGGAACTCAAGCTCAAGGGCGAGCTGTTCCGACAGGTGCAGATCATCGAGAAAAAACTGGAGTCCGGAAGCGATTAAACCCATTTCTCCCAAAGTCCATGGCCGGCTCAGCCAGATTCTGGGGCCGGATAACTATTGCCGGCAAAAAGAAGACCGGGTGAGCTATGCCTATGATGCCACCCGCAATGAGCATCTGCCCGAAGCTGTTGCATTTCCGAAAGATTCAGGCCAGGTGGCGGAAATCCTGAAACTGGCCACCGCCCACGGTTTTGCCGTCACCCCCCGGGGGGCGGGATCGGGTATGAGCGGCGGGGCCATTGCCGCCAGACAGGGCCTGGTGCTGGTCATGACCCGTTTCAACCGGATTGTTCGTATTGATGCAGACAATTTTATCGGGGTGGTCCAGCCCGGGGTGGTGACCGGAGAGTTTCAGCGGGCCGTGGCGGGTCACGGCCTGTTTTACCCCCCGGATCCCTCAAGTGCGGATTTTTCCACCCTGGGCGGCAATCTGGCGGAATGCGCCGGCGGTCCAAGGGCGGTGAAATACGGTGTGACCCGTGATTACGTGCTGGGCCTGGAGGTGGTGCTGCCCACCGGCGAGATCATCAAAACAGGGGTGCAAACCGTCAAGGGAGTGGTGGGCTATGACCTGACCCGCCTGATCGTGGGTTCAGAAGGAACCCTGGGGGTGATCACGGAGATGACCCTGCGCCTGCGGACGCAGCCCCAAACCGTTGAAACCCTGTCTGCCGGGTTTGTGAAAATGGCCGATGCCGCCCGGGCCGTGGCCGCCATACTGCAAAGCGGCATCGTACCCAGAGCCTTGGAGTACATGGACAAAAACGCCATTTTCTGTGTGAAAAATTATCTGGAAGGCGGGGTCCCTGAAAACCGCGAGGCCATGCTGCTCATTGAAGCCGACGGCAGCCCCGGACAAACCGTCGAAGCCGTCCAGGGGATTGAAAAGGTGCTGGTCGAGCACGGAGCCCGTGATGTCCATGTTGCCCGGGACGCGGATGCGGCCGCCGGTCTGTGGCGGGCCCGCAAGGCCATTTCTCCGGCCCTTTACACCTACGGGCCCCACAAGATCAATGAAGACATCGTGGTGCCCAGAAGCCGGCTGCCGGAAATGGTGGAGAAAATCCGCGAACTGGGGGAAAAAACCGGGCTGACAATGGTCAGCTTCGGCCATGCAGGTGACGGAAACATTCATTTCAACATCATGCTGGACAAAAACGAGCCAGCCCAGCTACTGTCCGCCCGACAGGCAGTGGATGAGATCTTTGATTTCACCCTGGCCCTGGGCGGGACCATCTCCGGGGAGCACGGTGTGGGTCTGGCCAAGGCGCCCTATATGCAAAAGGAAATTTCAGATGCTGCTCTTGGCCTGATGAAGCGGATCAAGGCCGCATTTGATCCTGCCGGAATTTTAAACCCCGGCAAGATGCGGCTTTAAGCGTTACTGGATGTTGGTGGTGGCCTCGTAGGAATTCATCAGATCCTCGAGTTGTTCAATGCGCATTTGCTGGGACTGCTCCACTGCGCAGCGCAGGCGCAGGGCGCAGTATTTGCGGCAAATGCGCGCCTGGATGTCAAACCTGCCGTAGCATTCCACTGTGTCTTCGTATTCGTCGCTCAAGTAAAACTCCTTTATGGCATCTCTTTTTTATCGGGTTTACGTTAACAATGAACGCAAATCTTCGTGAATATGGCCATTTGTGGCCAGAAGTTCCTTTTTGTCGATATCATAGGCCGTTCCTGAAAAGTCCGTAACCCGGGCACCGGCTTCCCGGGCGATAAGGGTTCCGGCGGCCGTGTCCCAGGGCTTTAATCCCTGCTCCCAGAAGCCCTCAAACCTTCCGCAGGCCACAAAGCACAGGTCCAGTGCCGCTGATCCGAGCCTTCGCACGCCAATGGCGGCCGAAAGGCATCTGGCAAATTTATCCATGTACGGTCCGGGGTTTTCCTTGATGTCATAGGGAAAACCCGTCACCAAAAGACTCTCGGAAACCTGGCGGCAGTCTGAAACGCTTATGGCCCGGCCGTTTAATTGTGCGCCTTGACCCTGCACGGCCGTAAACAATTCTCCGGTCATAGGGTTTAATACCACCCCGGCCCTGAGCTGTCCGTTTTCGGCAAATGCAATGGAAACAGAGAAAACCGGCACCTGGTGGGCAAAATTGGTGGTACCGTCCAAGGGGTCAATGATCCAGGTATGGCCGTCAGTGCCAGTGTTTTGGGCACTGCTTTCCTCCGCCAGGATTTTGTGATCGGCAAAACGGCTTTGGATGCTTTTTATGATCTGTTTTTCAGAGGCAATGTCTGCGGCCGTAACCAGATCTTTGGGACCTTTCTTGCTGACCTCTCCGAAATTGCCCAGATGGCTGCGCAGGATCTCTCCGCTTTTGTAGGCCGCCCCCACAGCCGTATTTTTAATCAGGTTCAAATCCATAAAGAATCCATATTAAAGCACCCGGCCGGTATCCGTCAACAGGGGATTTATTTCCATGGCCGCTTCATCCGACGGCCACGAAAAATCTGGTCCTGGCGCCTCTCCGGCAATGACCTGCTCCATTTTTTCAATGAGCGGGTGCAGGGTTTGGGCCTTTGTTGCGGTAATGGCAATGCCGTTGGTTTTTGCTGCAAGCACCTCCATGGTGCCGGCATCCACCCGGTCCTGCTTGTTTAAAACATTGAGCACCGGGATCCGGTCCAGGCCAAGGTCCTGAAGGATGCCGTGCACGGATTGCATCTGCCGGAGGCAGTCGGGATTGGATGCATCAATAACGTGCAACAGCAGATCCGCGTTTTCCAGTTCCTCCAGTGTGGCCCGGAAGGCCACGCGCAGTTCTTTTGGCAGATCCTGGATAAAGCCCACCGTGTCCGTGATGATCACCTCGGTGTCTTTGGGAAATTTCAGCCGTCGGCTTGACGGATCCAGGGTGGCAAAAAGCCGGCTTTCCGCCAGCACCTGGCTGTGGGTCAGGGTGTTGAGCAGGGTGGATTTGCCTGCGTTGGTATAACCGATAATGGAAATCACCGGCAGGCCCCGCTTGGCACGCCGGGCTTTTTGCTGCTTGCGCTGCTTTTTCACGTTTCCCAGGGCCTTTTCCAGCCGGGTGATCCGGTCCCGGACCCGGCGCCGGTTGATTTCCAGTTTGGTCTCCCCCGGTCCCCGGCCGCCGATGCCGCCGGTCAGCCGGCTCATGGCCGTGTTTTTAAACACCAGCCTTGGCAGCAGGTATTTGAGCTGGGCCAGTTCCACCTGGATCTTTCCTTCCCTGGACTGGGCCCGCTGGGCGAAAATGTCCAGGATGAGCTGTGTGCGGTCCAGGACGCGAAATTCGATCTGGTCGGTGATCGAGCGCATCTGGGATGGATTTAACTCCTGGTCGAAAACAATTAAGGTGGCCCCGGTCTGCATGGCGTGGATGGTCAGTTCCTCGAGCTTTCCGGTACCCATCAGAAACCTGGGATTGATCTTTTTGCGGTGCTGTACAATGGTGTCTAACACCTCGATTCCGCTGGAGCGGGCAAGTTCGCGCAGTTCTGTCAAAGACGCCTGTGCCCGGGCCCGGGATGCGGTGGTGACGCTGACCAGAACCGCCCGTTCCTTTCCTTCCGTGACCTCGCGGGTGGCCTGGTGCTGGGACAGTTCGTCCTCGATCGCGCGGATCATTCCCGCACAGTCGACCTGCGGATCCATGGGATCGACCGGATCCAGGATCCGGTGAGGCTGGCTGGCCTCAGAAGACGGAAGAATATGGGCGATATGCATCTGCTCCGGCTTTCCCTCACGCGTTGCCGTGATTGCCGCCATCATGTCCAGCCGCAGAAGTGTCAGGTCCGTGAGGTCGTCGCGGGTCAGGGTTTCATCATTTAGGTGTGTGTGGATGCAGCGCAGCCCCTTGAGCCGTCCCGGAGGGGTTCGGTATTCGCTGGTATCCGGCAGCAGGATTTTCTGGTTGTCGCCCACGATCACCCGGGCGATTTTTCCGGAACGTGCCACCAGCAGCCCGATCTGGCGGCGGGTTTCAGCGCTGATGCTGCAGATTTCCCCGGCAAGCTCCGGGGAAATGACCGATTCCGGCGGGATTCGGTGGTTGTACAGATTTTCAATCCGCCGGACTGCGCCGGCCTTGAGTCCGCCGGTATTGCCTGAAATGTTTTTCATTCGCTTAACAGTTGCCGCTCCCTTTTATTTAAAGCTCGCATTGCCGACTTACGTCCCTTCCAATTCTGGTGCGTATTGTCCGTAGGCCAGGTTTTCAAACCGGGTGTATTCGCCCTTGAACACCAGCGGACACATGCCCGTGGCCCCGTTTCTCTGCTTGGCCAGGTGAATTTCGGCAATGTTTTTGTTGGGATTGTTTTCGTCCGGGTTATAGACATCATCCCTGTATATAAATATAACCAGATCCGCGTCTTGTTCAAGGGCCCCGGACTCGCGAAGGTCGGAAAGCTGGGGGCGCTTGTCGCTGCGATCCTCCAGGCGGCGATTGAGCTGGGACAGGGCAAGAATGGGAATGTTTAATTCCTTGGCCAGACCCTTGAGGGTTCTCGACATTTCCGAAATTTCCAGTTCCCGGCGCTCGAAGTTTTTCCGCGGCCGCATGAGCTGCAGGTAATCGATGATGATCATGCCCACGCCCTTTTCCCGCTTCAGGCGGCGGGTTTTGGTTTTGATATCAAGGGATGTCAGATCCGGGGAATCATCGATATAAATGGGCGCAGATGAGAGCACGCCTGCCGCGTTGGTCAGGCTGTACCAGTCGTCATCATTGAAAAACCCGTCGCGCACCCGGGAGGAGTCAATGCGGGCCTCGGCGCACAAAAGCCGCATGGAAAGCTGTTCCTTTGACATTTCCAGAGAAAACATGGCAACCGGGGTATCGGCCTCCACAGCCGCATACCGGGCCATGTTCAGGGCCAGGGCGGTTTTTCCCATGCCCGGGCGGGCGGCCATGATGATCAGGTCCGAAGCCTGGAAACCCGATGTCATCTGGTCGAGTTTTTGAAATCCCGTGGGCACCCCGCTGATCAGCGACTTGTTTCCCTGCCGGGCCTCCAATGCATCGATGTTGGATTCAATGATTTTGCTGATGGGATAAAAATTTTGCTTCTGCTTTTTATCGGCAATATCAAACAGGGCCCCTTCAGCGTAATCAATGACATCGTCGGTGCTGCCTGACTCGCTGTAGCATTTTTCAACAATATCGCTTGCCGTGCGGATCAAATGACGCAGTACCGCACGGTCCTGGATAATCTGGGCGTAGTGCTTGGCATTGGCCGGCACAGGCGCGGTATCCACGATTTTGGCCAGGTAGGCGGCTCCGCCGATGGATTCGAGCTCGTTGGAGCGCCTCAGATGTTCGGCCAGGGTAACCAGGTCCACGGGCTGGTCTTCGGCAAACAGTTCGGTGATAGCGGAGAAAATTTTTTGGTGCGCGCTTTTGTAAAAAGCTTCGGGTCTGAGGATATCAAGGATGTCGAGCAGGATGTTGTTATCCAGCAGGGCAGCGCTGATAATGGATTCCTCAGCCTCGAGGCTCTGGGGCGGAAGCTTTTGAAGCGACGGATCTTTGCTGCTCATGGTACGGCCCGGGATATACAGCCGGGAAATCAAGCCGGTCCCGGCAGGTGTGAATCAAAAAACAAACCGCTGAACACCGCCGCGGTTTGTTTTTAAGGCGGATCCGCCCGGGCAGGGCAGGGCAGATCCGCTTCAAACACGTATGAAACGACCCGAGTCTCAGGATTCGGGCACGACCTCCACGGTGATTTCCGGTTCAACATCCCGGTAGACGCGCACCGGGACCTGGTAGGTACCCAGGGTTTTGATGGGGTCGGCCAGGAGGATGGAGCGTTTTTCCACTTCAATTCCTTTTTGCTCCAGGGCTTCGGCAATGTCGCGCACGGCAACCGATCCGTACAGGCGGTCTTCATCCGCCACCTTGGCCGGAATTTGAACGGTGATGCCTTCAAGGCGGGCGGCCATTTCCTCAGCAAGCTTGCGTTCCTTGGCAAGCTGAAGCTCGATTTTGGCCCGCTCCTGCTCCATTTTTTTGCGGTTTTCTTTGGTGGCCTGCACAGCCTTGCCCTGGGGAATCAGATAGTTGCGGGCATAGCCGGCTTTTACATCCGCCTCTGAGCCGATAATGCCCAGAGATTCGATGGTTTCTTTTAATATGACTTTCATCTCTTGTCCTCCGATGGTGCACGTAAGTTGCATATTTTTTAGCTCGTGGGATCCGTCTATTTATGACGGATCCGGATGATCACCGGGAGCTGCGTTTATTTTTCGAAAATCCGCCCAGGTGTCGAAAAATCCCAGGCCGATCACCATCAGGGCCAGTGCCTGCTGGATGGCGATTAACACGTATATGAGCACCCGCAGAAACAGGGGCATCTGTTTTTGCTCAAAATACCATGAGATCACGGCAATGCCTTGAAACAGGTAAATGAGCATCAGCAGAATCAATGCATTGGCACCCATAAAGGCCAGGGGGCCGCTTGCCACCCAGAGCAGCAGCGCCGATGCAATCACCGCCCAAACCAGTGCGTCCGGGGCTTTCCACAGATTGAGCCGGCCAAAGCCCGGTTCGGGCAATTGCCTGGCCCTGAGTGCGGCCCTGGCGATCAGCAGGTTGGCCCAGCCGGCAAAAATCAGGCCCGAGGCTGTCAGGGCCGGCAGAATGCCCATGATCACATAATGAATCCGGTCCATGGACTCGGTGAGCACCCGGATGCTGGATTCGGGCATTTCCATTGTCTCGTATGCCGCGGCTGTCAGCTCCAGGTTTCTTCGGACATATTCCGAAATCATTTCCAGGGGCCCGGATGCGGAAAAGCTGCCGATAAACAGCAGCGCGGCCAGCCCTGCGGTCCAAATCAGGGCGCCTGGGTAGCCGATGGTTTTTTCAACGCTTAAATTCTGCACCAGGGCCTCGGCCATGGTAAATCCCAGGCCGATCATGCACAAAATCAGCCACAGGTCCACCACATGACCCGGCCCGGAGACCTGAATGACAACCACGGCAAGCATTGCCATGATCCCGGCGCTTTTGCGGCCCAGC
This genomic window contains:
- the dnaB gene encoding replicative DNA helicase, with the translated sequence MSSKDPSLQKLPPQSLEAEESIISAALLDNNILLDILDILRPEAFYKSAHQKIFSAITELFAEDQPVDLVTLAEHLRRSNELESIGGAAYLAKIVDTAPVPANAKHYAQIIQDRAVLRHLIRTASDIVEKCYSESGSTDDVIDYAEGALFDIADKKQKQNFYPISKIIESNIDALEARQGNKSLISGVPTGFQKLDQMTSGFQASDLIIMAARPGMGKTALALNMARYAAVEADTPVAMFSLEMSKEQLSMRLLCAEARIDSSRVRDGFFNDDDWYSLTNAAGVLSSAPIYIDDSPDLTSLDIKTKTRRLKREKGVGMIIIDYLQLMRPRKNFERRELEISEMSRTLKGLAKELNIPILALSQLNRRLEDRSDKRPQLSDLRESGALEQDADLVIFIYRDDVYNPDENNPNKNIAEIHLAKQRNGATGMCPLVFKGEYTRFENLAYGQYAPELEGT
- a CDS encoding DUF2232 domain-containing protein produces the protein MTTYNPRDILAGTGILALFGAVALYFPILGFACFLLLPLPMLLYRLKLGRKSAGIMAMLAVVVIQVSGPGHVVDLWLILCMIGLGFTMAEALVQNLSVEKTIGYPGALIWTAGLAALLFIGSFSASGPLEMISEYVRRNLELTAAAYETMEMPESSIRVLTESMDRIHYVIMGILPALTASGLIFAGWANLLIARAALRARQLPEPGFGRLNLWKAPDALVWAVIASALLLWVASGPLAFMGANALILLMLIYLFQGIAVISWYFEQKQMPLFLRVLIYVLIAIQQALALMVIGLGFFDTWADFRKINAAPGDHPDPS
- the hflX gene encoding GTPase HflX gives rise to the protein MKNISGNTGGLKAGAVRRIENLYNHRIPPESVISPELAGEICSISAETRRQIGLLVARSGKIARVIVGDNQKILLPDTSEYRTPPGRLKGLRCIHTHLNDETLTRDDLTDLTLLRLDMMAAITATREGKPEQMHIAHILPSSEASQPHRILDPVDPMDPQVDCAGMIRAIEDELSQHQATREVTEGKERAVLVSVTTASRARAQASLTELRELARSSGIEVLDTIVQHRKKINPRFLMGTGKLEELTIHAMQTGATLIVFDQELNPSQMRSITDQIEFRVLDRTQLILDIFAQRAQSREGKIQVELAQLKYLLPRLVFKNTAMSRLTGGIGGRGPGETKLEINRRRVRDRITRLEKALGNVKKQRKQQKARRAKRGLPVISIIGYTNAGKSTLLNTLTHSQVLAESRLFATLDPSSRRLKFPKDTEVIITDTVGFIQDLPKELRVAFRATLEELENADLLLHVIDASNPDCLRQMQSVHGILQDLGLDRIPVLNVLNKQDRVDAGTMEVLAAKTNGIAITATKAQTLHPLIEKMEQVIAGEAPGPDFSWPSDEAAMEINPLLTDTGRVL
- a CDS encoding inositol monophosphatase family protein, with the translated sequence MDLNLIKNTAVGAAYKSGEILRSHLGNFGEVSKKGPKDLVTAADIASEKQIIKSIQSRFADHKILAEESSAQNTGTDGHTWIIDPLDGTTNFAHQVPVFSVSIAFAENGQLRAGVVLNPMTGELFTAVQGQGAQLNGRAISVSDCRQVSESLLVTGFPYDIKENPGPYMDKFARCLSAAIGVRRLGSAALDLCFVACGRFEGFWEQGLKPWDTAAGTLIAREAGARVTDFSGTAYDIDKKELLATNGHIHEDLRSLLT
- the rplI gene encoding 50S ribosomal protein L9 is translated as MKVILKETIESLGIIGSEADVKAGYARNYLIPQGKAVQATKENRKKMEQERAKIELQLAKERKLAEEMAARLEGITVQIPAKVADEDRLYGSVAVRDIAEALEQKGIEVEKRSILLADPIKTLGTYQVPVRVYRDVEPEITVEVVPES